In a genomic window of Fodinibius sp. Rm-B-1B1-1:
- a CDS encoding DNA-directed RNA polymerase subunit alpha gives MSNYSIQMPEPLDVEEATDTFGTFILQPLERGFGVTIGNSFRRILLSSLPGIAINAVKINGVEHEYSSIEGVKEDVYEIILNLKEVRFKQIEQSSGIIHVSKSGEGYLTAEDISEATADYEVLNPELKVATMAEDADIEMELHVGRGRGYVPAEDQDVDTDEDVSLIPIDAIYTPIKQVQFDVDNVRVGQRTDYEKLVMDITTDGSINSKEALTIAGKILKEHIEKFITEEIDEPFTQEEEEVDAEKQRITNLLKTSIEDLNLSVRSYNCLKSANINTIGELVARDEQDLLKFRNFGKKSLAELVEVIEGKDLHFGMDVSKYLDK, from the coding sequence ATGAGTAATTATAGTATACAAATGCCTGAACCTCTTGACGTAGAAGAAGCTACGGATACTTTTGGTACTTTTATTTTGCAACCTCTGGAGAGGGGGTTCGGAGTTACTATTGGTAACTCATTTCGTCGAATACTTCTTTCTTCATTACCGGGTATTGCTATTAATGCGGTTAAAATTAATGGTGTTGAACACGAATATTCGAGTATAGAAGGGGTTAAGGAAGATGTTTATGAAATTATTCTTAACTTGAAAGAAGTACGTTTTAAACAGATAGAACAGAGTAGTGGTATTATCCATGTTTCAAAGTCTGGTGAAGGTTACTTAACGGCCGAAGATATTTCTGAAGCAACAGCAGATTACGAGGTGTTGAATCCTGAGTTGAAAGTTGCTACAATGGCCGAAGATGCTGACATTGAAATGGAATTGCATGTAGGTAGAGGGCGTGGATATGTTCCTGCTGAAGATCAGGATGTAGATACAGACGAAGATGTGAGTTTAATCCCCATTGATGCTATCTATACACCAATCAAGCAAGTGCAGTTTGATGTTGATAATGTTCGAGTAGGGCAGCGCACTGACTATGAAAAATTGGTTATGGATATTACCACTGATGGCTCAATTAATTCCAAAGAAGCGTTGACCATTGCCGGAAAAATTCTCAAAGAACATATCGAGAAGTTTATTACGGAAGAAATTGATGAGCCCTTTACTCAAGAAGAGGAAGAGGTTGATGCTGAAAAACAACGTATCACTAACTTGTTAAAAACAAGTATTGAGGATCTGAATTTAAGCGTTCGTTCTTATAACTGCTTGAAGTCTGCAAACATCAATACTATTGGAGAGTTAGTGGCAAGAGATGAACAAGATTTGTTGAAGTTCCGAAACTTTGGAAAAAAATCCTTGGCTGAATTGGTAGAAGTTATTGAAGGCAAGGATTTACATTTCGGAATGGATGTATCGAAGTATTTAGATAAATAA
- the rplQ gene encoding 50S ribosomal protein L17: protein MRHLNKGRKLGRTPSHRKATLGALSVALIKKHRIVTTEPKAKELRTFVEPLITKAKEDTTHNRQQVFAKLKDKAAVSQLFDEVAEKAMDRPGGYTRVIKLGNRSGDNAKMAVIELVDYNDIQPADSKKKKRTRRAGKSKTSTSPANSDANASNEEE from the coding sequence ATGCGTCATTTAAACAAAGGTAGAAAGCTCGGTAGAACTCCATCGCACCGTAAGGCAACATTAGGTGCGCTTTCAGTAGCACTAATAAAAAAGCATCGGATAGTAACTACAGAGCCTAAGGCTAAGGAGCTTAGGACATTTGTTGAGCCTTTAATAACTAAGGCGAAAGAAGATACGACACATAATCGTCAACAGGTGTTTGCTAAGCTTAAAGATAAGGCTGCCGTTTCACAATTATTTGATGAGGTTGCTGAAAAAGCGATGGATAGACCAGGTGGATATACCAGGGTGATTAAACTGGGTAATCGATCTGGAGATAACGCTAAAATGGCTGTTATTGAACTGGTTGATTATAACGATATTCAACCGGCGGATAGCAAAAAGAAAAAGCGTACTCGTAGAGCAGGAAAATCTAAGACAAGCACTTCTCCTGCTAATTCTGATGCTAATGCATCTAACGAAGAGGAATAG
- the rpsD gene encoding 30S ribosomal protein S4, with the protein MARYRGPKQKKARRFREPIFGPSKALERKPYGPGQHGRSRYSRKSEYAIQLEEKQKAKYTYGLLEKQFSNLFDKANAKDGVTGEILLQLLESRLDNTVYRLGFGRTRRQARQLVSHKHIVVNGEVVNIPSYQLKPGDVVSVRPKSKTLEVINESLQHAPSSKYKWLEIDKKDMQGKFLNIPEMDEIPENINVQLIVELYSK; encoded by the coding sequence ATGGCAAGATACAGAGGCCCAAAACAGAAGAAAGCAAGACGGTTTCGAGAACCAATTTTTGGTCCCAGCAAAGCGCTGGAACGTAAGCCGTATGGACCCGGACAGCATGGTCGGTCCCGATATTCGAGAAAATCTGAATATGCTATTCAGCTTGAGGAGAAGCAAAAGGCTAAGTACACCTATGGTTTGCTTGAAAAGCAGTTTTCAAACCTGTTTGATAAAGCAAATGCCAAAGATGGTGTAACAGGTGAGATTCTTTTGCAACTACTTGAGAGTCGTCTTGATAATACCGTATATCGTTTAGGTTTCGGAAGAACTCGACGTCAGGCTCGGCAGTTAGTAAGTCATAAACATATAGTTGTAAACGGTGAGGTTGTTAACATTCCATCATATCAACTTAAGCCTGGTGATGTTGTAAGTGTACGACCAAAGTCTAAAACGTTAGAAGTGATAAATGAGTCGTTACAACACGCTCCTTCCAGCAAGTACAAATGGTTGGAGATTGATAAAAAAGATATGCAGGGTAAGTTTTTGAATATTCCTGAGATGGATGAAATCCCTGAAAATATCAATGTACAGCTTATTGTTGAGCTCTACTCTAAGTAA